A region of Burkholderiales bacterium DNA encodes the following proteins:
- a CDS encoding formate dehydrogenase: protein MARMKFLCDAERCIECNGCVTACKQEHEIPWGVNRRRVVTLNDGLPGEK, encoded by the coding sequence ATGGCCAGAATGAAATTCCTGTGCGACGCCGAGCGCTGCATCGAGTGCAACGGCTGCGTCACCGCGTGCAAGCAGGAGCACGAGATTCCCTGGGGCGTGAACCGCCGCCGCGTGGTCACGCTGAACGACGGCCTGCCGGGCGAGAAGT
- a CDS encoding formate dehydrogenase subunit alpha yields the protein MLTRKSTGVSAARSRLVRPVTSLLGRTVDRRSFLKSSGITLGAGAVASQLPFSIVSEAPAADQQPATQVQTKRTVCTHCSVGCSVDAVVQNGVWVRQEPVFDSPINLGAHCAKGASIREHGMTHDSHRLKYPMKLVDGKWQRISWDVALNEVSQKLAAIKKESGPDATFWIGSSKHNNEQSYLLRKFVSMFGTNNMDHQARICHSTTVAGVANTWGYGAMTNSYNDEQNSKCIMFFGSNASEAHPVSMLHTLHAKETGAKVIVVDPRFTRTAAKADKYYRIRSGTDVAFLMGLLHIIFKNGWEDKEYIRTRVYGMDKVRVEAAKWTPEETERVTGIPAAGMLDIAETFSKNRPSSLVWAMGQTQHTNGNAIVRASCIVQLALGNIGVAGGGCNIYRGHDNVQGATDIGPNPDSLPGYYGVATGSWKHFAAVWGVDYEWLKAQFQNQTMMEKPGITVSRWIDAVLEKNEVLDQDPNVRAVVYWGHAPNSQNRGKEMLEAMKKLDLLVVIDPYPSATAAMGALVRKENMYLLPAATQLECEGSVTASNRSLQWREKVIDPLFEARTDHMIMYQLAQKFGFDKQFVGNIKLQKGKGGMDEPSMEDTLREVNRGMWTIGYTGQSPERLQAHMRNQHVFDVKTLKAKGGKDAKTGYVLDGDYYGLPWPCYGTPELKHPGSPNLYQTSRHIMDGGGNFRANFGVERDGVNLLAEDGSHSQGADITTGYPEFDHVLMKKLGWWDELTPEEQKLAEGKNWKTDLSGGIQRVVMKNHGCHPWGNAKARAVVWNFPDGVPLHREPLFSPRPDLIEKYPTHADQKVRWRMPVLFKTVQDANKNAVQQYPLILTSGRLVEYEGGGDETRSNPWLAELQQEAFVEINPKDANDRGVRNNEYVWLETPSKARLKVKTQVTERVGPGTVFMPFHFAGWMEGKDLLPYYPEGSAPIVRGEAVNTAMTYGYDIVTMMQETKVTLCQVQKA from the coding sequence ATGCTCACGCGCAAGTCGACGGGAGTTTCCGCGGCGAGGAGCCGCCTTGTACGTCCGGTCACGAGCCTCCTGGGTCGCACGGTCGATCGCCGCAGCTTCCTGAAGAGCTCGGGCATCACGCTGGGCGCCGGTGCGGTGGCGAGCCAGTTGCCGTTCTCGATCGTGTCCGAAGCGCCGGCCGCCGATCAGCAGCCCGCCACGCAGGTCCAGACCAAGCGCACGGTGTGCACGCACTGCTCGGTCGGCTGCTCGGTCGACGCGGTCGTGCAGAACGGCGTCTGGGTGCGGCAGGAACCGGTGTTCGACTCGCCGATCAACCTCGGCGCGCACTGCGCGAAGGGCGCTTCGATCCGCGAGCACGGCATGACCCACGACTCGCATCGGCTGAAGTATCCGATGAAGCTCGTGGACGGCAAGTGGCAGCGTATCTCGTGGGACGTCGCGCTGAACGAAGTCTCGCAAAAGCTCGCAGCGATCAAGAAAGAGTCCGGACCCGACGCCACCTTCTGGATCGGCTCGTCGAAGCACAACAACGAGCAGTCGTACCTTCTGCGCAAGTTCGTGTCGATGTTCGGCACGAACAACATGGACCACCAGGCGCGCATCTGTCACTCGACCACGGTCGCCGGCGTCGCGAACACCTGGGGCTACGGCGCGATGACCAACTCGTACAACGACGAGCAGAACTCGAAGTGCATCATGTTCTTCGGGTCGAACGCTTCCGAAGCGCACCCCGTCTCGATGCTGCACACCCTGCACGCGAAAGAGACAGGCGCGAAGGTGATCGTCGTCGATCCGCGCTTCACGCGCACCGCGGCCAAGGCCGACAAGTACTACCGCATCCGTTCGGGAACCGACGTCGCGTTCCTGATGGGCCTGCTGCACATCATTTTCAAGAACGGCTGGGAAGACAAGGAATACATCCGCACGCGCGTCTACGGCATGGACAAGGTGCGCGTGGAAGCCGCGAAGTGGACGCCCGAGGAAACCGAGCGCGTCACGGGTATCCCGGCGGCCGGGATGCTCGACATCGCCGAGACATTCTCGAAGAACAGGCCGAGCTCGCTCGTGTGGGCGATGGGCCAGACGCAGCACACCAACGGCAATGCGATCGTGCGCGCTTCGTGCATCGTGCAGCTCGCGCTGGGCAACATCGGCGTGGCCGGCGGCGGCTGCAACATCTATCGCGGCCACGACAACGTGCAGGGCGCGACCGACATCGGCCCGAACCCCGACTCGCTGCCCGGCTACTACGGCGTCGCGACGGGCTCGTGGAAGCATTTCGCGGCGGTCTGGGGCGTCGATTACGAGTGGCTGAAAGCGCAGTTCCAGAACCAGACGATGATGGAGAAGCCCGGCATCACCGTCTCGCGCTGGATCGACGCGGTGCTGGAGAAGAACGAGGTCCTCGACCAGGACCCGAACGTGCGCGCGGTGGTGTACTGGGGCCACGCGCCCAACTCGCAGAACCGCGGCAAGGAGATGCTCGAGGCGATGAAGAAGCTCGACCTTCTCGTCGTCATCGATCCGTATCCGTCGGCGACTGCCGCAATGGGCGCGCTGGTGCGCAAGGAGAACATGTATCTCCTGCCCGCGGCGACCCAGCTCGAGTGCGAAGGCTCGGTGACCGCGTCCAACCGCTCGCTGCAGTGGCGCGAGAAGGTGATCGACCCGTTGTTCGAAGCGCGCACCGATCACATGATCATGTATCAGCTCGCGCAGAAGTTCGGCTTCGACAAGCAGTTCGTCGGGAACATCAAGCTGCAGAAGGGCAAGGGCGGCATGGACGAGCCGTCGATGGAAGACACGCTGCGCGAAGTCAACCGCGGCATGTGGACGATCGGCTACACGGGGCAATCGCCGGAACGCCTGCAGGCGCACATGCGCAACCAGCACGTCTTCGACGTGAAGACGCTGAAAGCCAAAGGCGGCAAGGACGCCAAGACCGGCTACGTGCTCGACGGCGATTACTACGGCCTGCCGTGGCCGTGCTACGGCACGCCGGAGCTCAAGCACCCGGGCTCGCCGAACCTGTATCAGACCAGCCGGCACATCATGGACGGCGGCGGCAACTTCCGCGCGAACTTCGGCGTCGAGCGCGACGGCGTGAACCTGCTCGCCGAGGACGGCTCGCACTCGCAGGGCGCGGACATCACGACCGGCTATCCCGAGTTCGATCACGTGCTCATGAAAAAGCTCGGCTGGTGGGACGAGCTCACGCCCGAAGAGCAGAAGCTCGCCGAAGGCAAGAACTGGAAGACCGATCTGTCCGGCGGCATCCAGCGCGTCGTGATGAAGAATCACGGCTGCCATCCCTGGGGCAACGCCAAGGCCCGAGCGGTGGTGTGGAACTTCCCCGACGGCGTTCCGCTGCACCGCGAGCCGCTGTTCAGCCCGCGTCCGGACCTCATCGAGAAGTATCCGACCCACGCCGACCAGAAGGTGCGCTGGCGCATGCCGGTGCTCTTCAAGACGGTGCAGGACGCGAACAAGAACGCCGTGCAGCAGTATCCGCTCATCCTCACCAGCGGGAGGCTGGTCGAGTACGAAGGCGGCGGCGACGAGACGCGCTCCAACCCGTGGCTCGCCGAGCTGCAGCAGGAAGCCTTCGTCGAGATCAACCCGAAGGACGCCAACGACCGGGGCGTGCGCAACAACGAGTACGTGTGGCTCGAGACGCCGAGCAAGGCGCGGCTCAAAGTCAAGACGCAGGTGACCGAGCGCGTCGGACCCGGAACGGTCTTCATGCCGTTCCACTTCGCCGGGTGGATGGAAGGCAAGGATCTGCTGCCGTATTACCCCGAGGGATCGGCGCCGATCGTGCGCGGCGAAGCGGTCAACACCGCGATGACCTACGGCTACGACATCGTGACGATGATGCAGGAAACCAAGGTCACGCTCTGTCAGGTCCAGAAGGCGTAA
- a CDS encoding formate dehydrogenase: MKPTRTKLSRRNFLLAATAGTAATAAAVIGKQPVEQSSAGAADQPKDKGYQVTEHVQNYYRTARI; this comes from the coding sequence ATGAAGCCCACTCGAACAAAGCTCTCGCGCCGCAACTTCCTGCTCGCGGCTACGGCGGGCACCGCAGCAACCGCCGCGGCCGTCATCGGTAAACAACCCGTCGAACAATCGAGCGCCGGCGCCGCCGACCAGCCCAAGGACAAGGGCTACCAGGTCACCGAGCACGTCCAGAACTACTACCGCACCGCCCGTATCTAG
- a CDS encoding molecular chaperone TorD family protein has product MDRPLSEEDKARADCYALVSRLFYAPVDAELLAVIGGSPKLELADGESLELVTWEIEADETPYSKAMKTLKDACASAEPDALRQEYDDLFTGAGKALVTPYTSGYADPHAPDRYLVALREHLIAWGLARRDAVFEIEDHVSAVCDVMRWLIERERPLEEQHAFFNDFVYTGVGTFCDAIEARAQTAFYKAVAGVARTFLTIEKEAFDLHAAQ; this is encoded by the coding sequence ATGGACAGGCCGCTCAGCGAGGAAGACAAGGCGCGCGCCGACTGTTATGCGCTCGTGTCCCGGCTGTTCTACGCGCCGGTCGATGCCGAGCTCCTCGCGGTGATCGGCGGGAGCCCGAAGCTCGAGCTGGCCGACGGCGAATCGCTGGAGCTCGTCACGTGGGAAATCGAGGCCGACGAGACGCCCTACAGCAAGGCGATGAAGACCCTCAAGGACGCGTGCGCGAGCGCCGAGCCGGATGCGCTGCGCCAGGAATACGACGACCTCTTCACCGGCGCGGGCAAGGCGCTGGTGACGCCGTATACGTCGGGCTACGCCGATCCGCACGCGCCCGACCGTTATCTCGTCGCGCTGCGCGAGCACCTCATCGCGTGGGGCCTTGCCCGGCGCGACGCGGTATTCGAGATCGAAGACCACGTCTCCGCGGTCTGCGACGTGATGCGCTGGCTGATCGAGCGCGAGCGTCCGCTCGAGGAGCAGCACGCGTTCTTCAACGATTTCGTCTACACGGGAGTGGGGACTTTCTGCGATGCAATAGAAGCGCGCGCCCAGACCGCGTTCTACAAAGCCGTCGCAGGGGTCGCCCGCACCTTCCTCACGATAGAAAAAGAAGCGTTCGACCTCCACGCGGCGCAGTGA
- a CDS encoding 4Fe-4S binding protein: MSQPRCNLLLCNCNRTFSIDAKAVASALDVKVVPQVASELCRRQVGRFETAVKTGDDTLVACTQEAPLFSELHHELQAKGDIRFVNIRENAGWSAEGGEAAAKIAALLALADLPAPEPVPVVQYTSAGQLLIIGPAAAALDWAERLASELAVTVLLTESAADAELPLERRYPVYSGSFVTLTGHLGAFDVTWRQANPIDLDVCTRCGACARVCPEGAIDATLQVDLDRCKSHRKCVAACGIAGAIDFDRAATEREDRFDLVLDLSREPLMKMSQPPQGYLAPGADPLEQSLAAAALAKLVGEFEKPKYFAYNEKICAHSRSEIVGCTKCVDVCSTAAITADTANNRVVVDTHLCMGCGACASVCPTGAMTYAYPKAADIGERLRTVLRVYRAAGGRDATLLFHNATDGRTLVHRLGARGRGLPAHVIPLEVHHAVSIGPDILLGALALGAGEVAVLFAGSEAPEYPAALQREIALCNTVVGALGYAGERARLVTAEDVKALDADVWSRPRASAFEPATFNLTNEKRRTLDAVIDHLARHAPAAPAAIELKAGAPFGALEVNRQSCTLCMACVGACPANALVDSKETPQLRFVERNCVQCGLCAKTCPEDAITLVPRLLLGAEAKNARVLNEAEPFDCVRCGKPFGTRRMIDGMLARLTGHAMFATPEALRRLQMCADCRVLDMMATQGSASIFEYPSAGAKE; the protein is encoded by the coding sequence ATGAGCCAGCCCCGCTGCAATCTCCTCCTCTGCAACTGCAACCGCACGTTCTCCATCGATGCCAAGGCGGTCGCTTCCGCGCTCGACGTCAAAGTCGTGCCGCAGGTCGCGAGCGAGCTGTGCCGCCGGCAGGTCGGACGCTTCGAGACCGCGGTGAAGACCGGCGACGATACGCTCGTCGCGTGCACTCAGGAGGCGCCGCTCTTCAGCGAGCTGCATCACGAGCTGCAGGCGAAGGGCGACATCCGCTTCGTCAACATCCGCGAGAACGCGGGCTGGTCGGCCGAAGGCGGTGAGGCCGCGGCGAAGATCGCCGCGCTGCTCGCGCTTGCCGACCTCCCGGCGCCCGAGCCGGTGCCGGTGGTGCAGTACACGTCCGCGGGTCAGCTTCTCATCATCGGTCCGGCGGCGGCCGCGCTCGACTGGGCCGAGCGCCTCGCGTCCGAGCTTGCGGTCACGGTGCTGCTGACCGAAAGCGCCGCCGACGCCGAGCTTCCGCTGGAGCGCCGCTATCCGGTCTATTCGGGCAGCTTTGTTACGCTCACCGGCCACCTCGGCGCGTTCGACGTCACGTGGCGGCAGGCAAACCCCATCGATCTCGACGTGTGCACGCGCTGCGGCGCCTGCGCCCGGGTCTGCCCGGAGGGGGCGATCGACGCGACGCTGCAAGTCGATCTCGATCGGTGCAAGAGCCACCGCAAGTGCGTCGCCGCCTGCGGCATCGCCGGCGCGATCGATTTCGACCGCGCGGCGACCGAGCGCGAGGACCGCTTCGACCTCGTGCTGGATCTTTCGCGCGAGCCGCTGATGAAGATGAGCCAGCCGCCGCAGGGCTATCTCGCGCCCGGCGCCGATCCGCTGGAGCAGTCGCTCGCCGCGGCCGCGCTCGCCAAGCTCGTCGGTGAGTTCGAGAAGCCGAAGTACTTCGCGTACAACGAGAAGATCTGCGCGCACAGCCGCTCGGAGATCGTCGGCTGCACGAAGTGCGTCGACGTGTGCTCGACCGCGGCGATCACCGCGGACACCGCGAACAACCGGGTGGTCGTCGATACGCATCTGTGCATGGGCTGCGGCGCGTGCGCGAGCGTGTGTCCGACCGGCGCGATGACTTACGCGTATCCGAAAGCCGCCGACATCGGCGAGCGCCTGCGCACGGTGCTGCGCGTGTACCGCGCTGCGGGCGGTCGGGATGCGACGCTGCTCTTTCATAACGCGACCGACGGCCGGACGCTGGTCCACCGGCTCGGCGCGCGGGGCCGCGGATTGCCGGCGCACGTCATCCCGCTGGAAGTGCATCACGCCGTTTCGATCGGACCGGATATCCTGCTGGGCGCGCTCGCGCTGGGGGCCGGTGAGGTCGCAGTGCTTTTCGCCGGCAGCGAAGCGCCGGAATATCCCGCAGCGCTGCAGCGCGAGATCGCGCTGTGCAACACCGTCGTCGGCGCTCTCGGCTACGCGGGCGAGCGCGCGCGCCTCGTCACCGCCGAAGACGTCAAGGCGCTCGACGCCGACGTGTGGTCGCGGCCGCGCGCGAGCGCTTTCGAGCCCGCCACCTTCAACCTGACGAACGAGAAGCGGCGCACGCTCGACGCGGTGATCGACCACCTCGCGCGCCATGCGCCCGCGGCCCCGGCGGCGATCGAGCTCAAAGCCGGGGCGCCGTTCGGCGCTCTCGAAGTGAATCGGCAGTCGTGCACGCTGTGCATGGCGTGCGTGGGCGCGTGTCCCGCCAACGCCTTGGTCGATTCGAAGGAGACGCCGCAGCTGAGGTTCGTCGAGCGCAACTGCGTGCAGTGCGGCCTCTGCGCCAAGACCTGCCCCGAGGATGCGATTACCCTCGTGCCGCGCCTTCTGCTCGGCGCCGAGGCGAAGAACGCGCGCGTGCTGAACGAGGCCGAGCCGTTCGACTGCGTGCGCTGCGGCAAACCGTTCGGCACGCGGCGGATGATCGACGGTATGCTCGCGCGGCTCACCGGCCACGCGATGTTCGCCACGCCCGAGGCGCTGCGGCGGCTTCAGATGTGCGCGGATTGCCGCGTGCTGGACATGATGGCGACGCAGGGCTCGGCCAGCATTTTCGAATATCCCTCAGCGGGTGCGAAGGAATGA
- a CDS encoding DUF3306 domain-containing protein, producing MSERREGEGFLGRWSRMKTEARTAEPEPPSDVAAPASAVTAEEVPPELPPVESLTIDSDFRGFFHPKVDEDLRRSALRKLFSDPHFNVMDGLDVYIDDYSVSEPIPPAMLAGLKQAQRILRWAEGHDDEREEERSEAVAEPEACAPDAPAAITAAPSDTVAAVPDPAPQAVAKPD from the coding sequence ATGAGTGAACGGCGGGAGGGCGAGGGGTTCCTGGGCCGGTGGTCGCGGATGAAGACCGAGGCGCGCACGGCCGAGCCCGAGCCGCCGTCGGACGTAGCGGCGCCTGCCTCCGCCGTCACTGCGGAAGAAGTGCCGCCGGAGCTGCCGCCGGTCGAATCGCTGACGATCGACTCCGATTTCCGCGGGTTTTTCCACCCCAAAGTCGACGAAGACCTGCGCCGCAGCGCGCTGCGCAAGCTCTTCAGCGATCCGCACTTCAACGTGATGGACGGTCTCGACGTCTACATCGACGATTACTCGGTCAGCGAGCCGATACCGCCTGCGATGCTTGCCGGATTGAAGCAGGCGCAGCGCATCCTGCGCTGGGCGGAAGGGCACGATGACGAGCGCGAAGAAGAGCGTAGCGAAGCCGTCGCCGAACCCGAGGCCTGCGCGCCGGATGCGCCCGCCGCCATCACCGCCGCGCCGAGCGACACCGTGGCGGCCGTTCCCGACCCGGCGCCGCAAGCCGTTGCCAAACCCGATTGA
- a CDS encoding DUF3305 domain-containing protein, producing MENEADDHRSPPLAVIMERTALENRWASERWEVIGVLRDPDPAQSTTRVIVQNDRCTQTLYPGYRLVLMRDEAEGYYLNLTSPEPKVFVLWRWIEEVAQPQRITVSYGEGARWADSGEQVDGVAIPPELLPWIAAFVEKHYEPEPPKKKRYASSKDRGRMGQV from the coding sequence ATGGAGAACGAAGCCGACGACCACCGATCGCCTCCGCTCGCGGTCATCATGGAGCGCACCGCGCTCGAGAACCGCTGGGCGAGCGAGCGCTGGGAGGTCATCGGCGTGCTGCGCGATCCCGACCCGGCGCAGAGTACGACGCGCGTCATCGTGCAGAACGATCGCTGCACCCAGACGCTGTATCCCGGCTATCGACTCGTGCTCATGCGCGACGAGGCCGAAGGTTACTACCTCAATCTCACCTCGCCCGAGCCCAAGGTTTTCGTGCTCTGGCGCTGGATCGAGGAGGTCGCACAGCCCCAGCGCATCACCGTCAGCTACGGCGAAGGCGCGCGCTGGGCCGACAGCGGCGAGCAGGTCGACGGCGTGGCCATCCCGCCGGAGCTGCTGCCGTGGATCGCGGCGTTCGTCGAAAAACATTACGAGCCCGAGCCGCCGAAGAAAAAGCGCTATGCAAGCAGCAAGGACCGCGGCAGGATGGGGCAGGTGTGA
- the moaA gene encoding GTP 3',8-cyclase MoaA: MTSSTLAAPTGVLRDALGRPLRDLRISVTDRCNFRCVYCMPKEVFGKDYAFLERKALLSFEEITRLARIFQRLGIEKIRLTGGEPLVRRNLEQLIGMLAELGLDLTLTTNGSTLAKKAPALKAAGLQRVTVSLDALDDAIFKRMNDVDFPVARVIEGIDAAAAAGLAPVKVNMVVKRGMNEHEILPMARFFRERGHILRFIEYMDVGATNGWRLDDVVTAREIVSTIAAEMPLEPADANYTGEVAERWRYKDGSGEIGVIASVTQAFCRDCTRARISTEGKLYTCLFATEGTDLRTLLREGAGDEDIEQKIRAVWTRRADRYSEIRTSQTVPLKKIEMSYIGG; this comes from the coding sequence ATGACTTCTTCCACACTCGCGGCGCCGACGGGCGTCCTGCGCGACGCGCTGGGGCGGCCGCTGCGCGACCTGCGCATCTCGGTCACCGACCGCTGCAACTTCCGCTGCGTCTACTGCATGCCGAAGGAGGTGTTCGGCAAGGACTACGCGTTCCTCGAGCGCAAGGCCCTGCTCTCGTTCGAAGAGATCACGCGCCTGGCGCGCATCTTCCAGCGCCTCGGCATCGAGAAGATCCGCCTGACCGGCGGCGAGCCGCTCGTGCGCCGCAATCTCGAGCAGCTCATCGGCATGCTCGCTGAGCTCGGCCTCGACCTCACGCTGACCACCAACGGCTCGACGCTCGCGAAGAAAGCGCCGGCGTTGAAAGCCGCCGGTCTGCAGCGCGTGACCGTGAGCCTCGATGCGCTCGACGATGCGATATTCAAACGCATGAACGACGTCGACTTTCCGGTCGCGCGCGTGATCGAAGGCATCGACGCGGCGGCGGCCGCAGGGCTTGCGCCGGTCAAGGTCAACATGGTGGTGAAGCGCGGCATGAACGAGCACGAGATCCTGCCGATGGCGCGCTTCTTCAGGGAGCGCGGCCACATCCTGCGCTTCATCGAATACATGGACGTCGGCGCGACCAACGGCTGGCGGCTCGACGACGTCGTCACCGCGCGCGAGATCGTCTCGACGATAGCCGCCGAGATGCCGCTCGAGCCCGCCGACGCCAACTACACCGGCGAAGTCGCCGAGCGCTGGCGTTACAAGGACGGCTCGGGCGAGATCGGCGTCATCGCTTCGGTCACCCAGGCTTTCTGCCGCGACTGCACGCGCGCGCGCATCTCGACCGAGGGCAAGCTCTACACGTGCCTTTTCGCGACCGAAGGCACCGATCTGCGCACGCTGTTGCGCGAAGGCGCCGGCGACGAAGACATCGAGCAGAAGATACGTGCGGTATGGACCCGACGCGCCGACCGTTATTCCGAGATCCGCACGTCGCAGACGGTGCCGCTCAAGAAAATCGAAATGTCGTATATCGGAGGCTGA
- a CDS encoding formate dehydrogenase accessory sulfurtransferase FdhD — protein sequence MKPKLSHASRPLTFEVDALNERGELLPTSIAGEHPLTLYVDKREIVTLMTLGQAPEALALGYLRNQRLARSIDEIAEVQVDWETDAVAVTTRAGLGDLDAKMGKRTVTTGCGQGTVFGSLMDEVDTIRLRSDVTLEEETLYELLDAVRRHETIYKSAGAVHGCALASGGDILYFVEDVGRHNAVDAIAGQLWLDGVDGSDKIFYTTGRLTSEMVIKTAQMGIPFLVSRSGLTQMGHAIAKRVGITMIGRAVNKHYLLFTGRERFVKTVTPTMLA from the coding sequence ATGAAACCCAAGCTTTCCCACGCCTCCCGCCCCCTCACTTTCGAAGTCGACGCCCTCAACGAACGCGGCGAATTGCTGCCGACCTCGATCGCCGGCGAGCATCCCCTGACACTGTACGTCGACAAGCGCGAGATCGTGACCCTGATGACGCTCGGCCAGGCGCCCGAAGCGCTCGCGCTCGGTTATCTGCGCAACCAGCGGCTCGCGCGCTCGATCGATGAGATCGCCGAAGTGCAGGTCGACTGGGAGACCGACGCGGTCGCGGTCACCACGCGCGCGGGGCTCGGCGATCTCGACGCGAAGATGGGCAAGCGCACGGTCACGACCGGCTGCGGCCAGGGCACGGTGTTCGGCAGCCTCATGGATGAGGTCGACACGATCCGGCTGCGCAGCGACGTCACGCTCGAAGAGGAGACGCTGTACGAGCTCCTCGATGCGGTGCGCCGGCACGAGACGATCTACAAGAGCGCGGGCGCGGTGCACGGCTGCGCGCTGGCGTCAGGCGGAGACATCCTGTACTTCGTCGAGGACGTCGGCCGCCACAACGCGGTCGATGCCATCGCCGGCCAGTTGTGGCTGGACGGCGTCGACGGCTCGGACAAGATCTTCTACACCACCGGGCGGCTCACCTCCGAGATGGTCATCAAGACCGCGCAGATGGGCATACCGTTCCTGGTGTCGCGCTCGGGGCTCACGCAGATGGGTCACGCGATCGCAAAGCGCGTGGGCATCACGATGATCGGACGCGCGGTGAACAAGCACTACCTGCTGTTCACCGGCCGCGAGCGGTTCGTGAAGACCGTGACGCCGACGATGCTCGCCTAG
- a CDS encoding cache domain-containing protein: MAVTLVASRVAESVSADRARERSSITLTTLAQQVAVKLDRGMFALYREFQLLSTKPTLGDPAIPVEEKQRLLDQMQRTHPAYAWIGATDRQGKVIAAAQGLLVGADVSQRPWFANALQERYVGDVHEAVLLASRLPNPDGEPLRFVDIAFPYHDPAGNIAGILGAHLLWSWADGVHRAVLARHAAGLEGVQVFIAAGDGTVVLGPKGTVGGLLRVRGGDGDGSVATVERWPDAGRFVAGYSRTRGFQSYPGLGWSVVVRLPAAIALAPSVSLGRRVMWSGFALALLCLAFGFAPRSLSRG; encoded by the coding sequence GTGGCGGTCACGCTCGTCGCGTCGCGAGTCGCCGAGTCCGTGTCGGCCGACCGGGCACGCGAGCGCAGCTCGATCACCCTGACCACGCTCGCGCAACAGGTCGCGGTGAAGCTCGATCGCGGGATGTTCGCGTTGTATCGCGAATTCCAGCTCCTCTCGACCAAACCCACCCTTGGCGATCCGGCGATACCGGTCGAGGAGAAGCAGCGCCTGCTCGACCAGATGCAGCGCACGCACCCGGCCTACGCGTGGATAGGCGCCACCGACCGGCAGGGGAAGGTGATCGCGGCGGCACAGGGACTGCTCGTGGGCGCGGATGTCTCGCAGCGGCCGTGGTTCGCCAACGCGCTGCAGGAGCGCTACGTGGGCGACGTTCACGAGGCCGTGCTGCTCGCCTCCAGGCTTCCGAACCCGGACGGCGAGCCGCTGCGCTTCGTCGACATCGCTTTTCCGTATCACGATCCAGCGGGCAATATCGCCGGCATACTCGGCGCGCACCTGCTCTGGTCGTGGGCCGACGGTGTACACCGCGCGGTGCTCGCGAGGCACGCCGCGGGCCTCGAGGGCGTGCAGGTTTTCATCGCCGCCGGCGACGGCACGGTCGTTCTTGGTCCGAAAGGGACGGTCGGCGGCCTGTTGCGCGTGCGCGGCGGCGATGGCGACGGCAGCGTCGCGACGGTGGAGCGCTGGCCGGATGCGGGACGCTTCGTGGCGGGTTACAGCCGCACCCGCGGCTTTCAGAGCTATCCGGGGCTGGGCTGGTCGGTCGTCGTGCGGCTGCCCGCCGCTATCGCGCTCGCACCTTCGGTGTCGCTCGGCAGGCGGGTGATGTGGAGCGGCTTCGCGCTCGCCCTGCTGTGCCTCGCCTTCGGCTTCGCGCCGAGATCGCTGTCGCGCGGCTAG
- the mobA gene encoding molybdenum cofactor guanylyltransferase MobA — protein sequence MPTSPNNRNLSRFPHARGVTGVVLAGGLGRRMGGVDKGLQPLRGRPMVQWVVERFAPQVEELLVNANQNAETYGRFGARVVPDEIGGFAGPLAGLHRGLTEARFDLVATVPCDSPFLPEDLVSRLRSALEAQGAELAVAKTGDQPHPVFCLCRKSVLAGLTAFLASGGRKIDAWYSALKVTEVTFDDEAEAFSNINTREELNGFEGK from the coding sequence ATGCCCACCTCCCCGAACAACCGCAACCTGTCGAGATTCCCCCACGCGCGTGGCGTGACCGGCGTCGTCCTCGCCGGAGGCCTGGGCCGGCGCATGGGCGGCGTCGACAAAGGCCTGCAGCCGCTGCGCGGCAGGCCGATGGTCCAATGGGTGGTCGAGCGCTTCGCGCCGCAGGTCGAGGAGCTCCTCGTCAACGCGAACCAGAACGCAGAAACCTACGGGCGTTTCGGCGCGCGCGTGGTGCCGGACGAGATCGGCGGTTTCGCGGGGCCCCTCGCGGGGCTGCACCGCGGCCTGACCGAGGCGCGCTTCGATCTCGTCGCGACGGTACCTTGCGACTCGCCGTTCCTGCCCGAAGACCTGGTATCGCGGCTGCGATCGGCGCTCGAAGCACAAGGCGCCGAGCTCGCGGTGGCGAAGACCGGCGACCAGCCGCACCCGGTCTTCTGCCTGTGCCGCAAGAGCGTGCTCGCCGGCCTCACCGCCTTCCTCGCCTCCGGCGGCCGCAAGATCGACGCGTGGTACTCGGCGCTGAAGGTGACTGAGGTCACGTTCGATGATGAGGCCGAGGCGTTCAGCAATATCAATACGCGGGAGGAGTTGAACGGGTTCGAGGGGAAGTGA